Below is a window of Ctenopharyngodon idella isolate HZGC_01 chromosome 7, HZGC01, whole genome shotgun sequence DNA.
acaCATTTATAACACTGTGCATTGTGTTATATTACCGTGgcagtaaatgacaaaaaaaaaaaaagaaaagaaaagaattaTCACTGTTGCGGCTGTGTTTCTAATACAATGGCTGAGAGGCTGATGGCAAATTTGTGTCCAGCATAATCAATCTCtctatatttttttccctctcttggaaagtcagtgttggggaaagttactgtTAAAAGTAATGGTTTACAATATTGTGttgctccctaaaaaagtaactaattgtgttacttagttactttttatggaaagtgatgcgtttacattacttttgcattttactttttctcacctgggctggacttgatgtgtgttttttaataacaacaaaaaaagttctatttttggcaaatgttcaggccctttcacaccaaaagtgaaatgaataagcctcagactgaaggaaaagcatatttactcctgtacagtagagggcgcagctcaaacaaactttcagctgtgctgGCATTCTGGGttgaagaagaataggatacaagCGACGGaagcaaagaatatacactaacaagaagcgacactcaatagaacgttccattgcaacactggcgcccagcagcggccctgcgtttccgccattttggggtgaaagttTCTATggtaatatcagctgctttgttaaaaaaaaaaaaaagtacattaaagctgaaatccaacctgaatgatgacaacacagaataaaatactatcactagtgatgatcaaatcctttttacagtttattttacacactttgtgtttaagtcttccacttttttcacaaaacatttgctctctagaaacccagtcagtttgggttaaaattctttgaagttcaagtattagcattataaacactgaattaataccaacatatgaaattaaattaaggacatgcatcagaaaaattgggaatgttggacaataaatatatgaatataacagcttgattttgcagtgttgtctaatgtccgttaaagcaaaagtgtccaaaagtgggaattatgcaataacggacacagcaatgcatccaTTAAAATGcaatccattaaaacgtacaatatatatatttcaattcagacctagatactattattactattactccactaggtctgaaatatattgttcgctgtgaacatgatgatcttacatttattaatttactattaataaatgtgtaaagttgcataaaatggaaatactcaataaagtaggctaactacgttacctcagatggatgaatggttggattccacaactggtaaaataaaacatataagacaatacaacatttactgtaggagccatacaatttactggtgacttaatttaaaaaactgttcttttgcgcttctgatttggctaTGAAATttgccgattttgggtgcgtaatatgtgaaggattctatggtccagttagtattttcaccccataatggcggccgcgctaccggagcgccatctagtggctgttacccaaaaagtatcgaagtgtcgcctcttgggttctaagctctttGACGGAAGTTCagcactcttatttctaaatctaaagccatttttgcttattagtttggttgaattagatcactgaaggtcagcagcaaagacattggttaataaagtgagattaaatacataaagtatatttgtgtaatttaatgtagttaattacaggtttgcataaaattctgagtttgcatttcactgtttttattaatttagtctagaactacaataaccacacaacacctctgcactttatttctctcaacatggagacaggagagctgtcagtcaataaatgtgaaaaagtaacttgcattacttaaaactacttaaaataattttttgtaaattgaaaaagtaatgtgctacattactagttacttgaaaaagtaatctgattacgtaactcgagttacttgtaatgcgttacccccaacactggtcatgGAAAAGCcatcatggattttttttctttttgctatCTGAGCAAATGGTAATGCCAAAATTATAGTTTCTTTCATCTCTCGTTCACCACTACAGAAATTTACCCAACTGACGACTTGCGCTTCTGAGAACCACGGAAATGTTAAAACGGTCCATTCAAAGAAAGTGGGTTATTGAAGGTCTgtggtttttcactccagaattCAACCTTTTCGATCACCAAATTGAAAAGTACATGCTGTGGCTTGAAAGTAAAGATCCAGGGTATGTAAGGTGCGATGTATGTAGGGAAAGTGTTTGAAACCATGAAGACACTGCATAAAGAAATTGTGAAGACACTGCATAAAGAAATTTAAGACACAAATATGATTTTACAACAATGTTTTTGGCTTATGCTAGCCAAAACTGCCACTAAATGAAACAACCACATATTCGACATTCTGTTTTACTACACTTCATAAAAAGAGTTGACATGTCACAGCATTCTATAATCAGAAACTGATTGGATAATGGGTGTTAGATGTCAGAATAGAGCAATTGAAAAGGGGAAGTCATTTCAGAGGAAGAGCAAGTTATTGCAATATCACCAGGAATGTACTTTAAGTAAATAAtatggtcaattttgatttcttaTTGACTTGGAACAGTAATTTGCCACATCACAGGACTATTGAGTGCACTGCAGAAAAGCTGATTAAAAATGGTGGCCAGTCACAACACTTAAATATATCATGATCAGTAGTGACTTGACTATTATGCAGTTATATTACTTAGCCTATAATTTTGAACTATATTGAAATCAGATCTTTGTTTAAAGGTGTAgaaagcaatttctgagaaacactgttgatatttgaaatcaacaccCAAACAAACCCCCCcacccttcattgctccgcctccaaaataACGAACGTGCAGTGCAACACAGGCAACCACTAATAGCTGGCGCATCAGACAGCTTGCACAAGTATGGATAATTCAGCTGTgattcaacaacaacagcatacaATAATATATCTTGGTTCTGTAAAACATAgtaaaaccaatgttactcacataTGGAGCTTTTCCAGtgtaaaagggttagttcacccaaaaatgaaatttctgtcattaattactcaccctcatgtcgttccacacccgtaagaccttcgttcagtCTTTCTACAAATGACTCACACTACTGCTTATTGGCTACAAGAGTGTTTTGGTGCTCTGTAGTTTTGTCCGATccactttgtttttttctcctttttacaCAGCCAGGACTATATGCAAACACTTATTTTCCTGCACACACAGAACagtgtggaagcttgtttccgccactaattaaaaagttgcaattaccttttttatttttttatctcacaattctgactttttttctctgacttataaagtcagaattgtgagatataaattcgcaattctAAAAAACcctgtctttttttctctcacaattggacattataacacgcaattatgagtttatctcacaattctgaatttatatctcacaattctgacttttataacttgcaactgcaagaaaaaaagtcagaattgtgagataaaaagtcgcaattacttttttttttttcatggtggaaacaagcttccatagaacaGACTTCTatcaaatattcacaatattgttTAGGtgttgatttaaatttttaacagcatttctcagaaatcgcttactgcacctttaagtcatGTGTCTATGAACAGAACCCaattaaacaaataacaaataactgtattttatattgcaatttgtaaataatatagaaatgaatgtatttcctgtttattaatgttttgagttagcttttgtttttatatttcattttaatttcagtaattTTGTTGCATGCTTTTatcatttctatttagctttaatttattttagtttgttttaattgTAGTACTTTAACTTGATTCATTAGTTGCCAATAGAGTGCATctaatgttctttttttaagtttaatatttagatgaaaaaaaaaatattttatttgaattactAAATTTTTAGTTTAAGATAACAATAACACTGCACTGAACATATCACAAAATCTTGATGTTGATGTTATTGTTACAACTTCCCAGATATCATATTTGGATAGAAGTTGGAAATTAGGTTTCTTGAACTAATCATTATCTACAACCTGACCATTATCTCCTGTTTCATCCCTACTTAATGCATTTTCAGAGTTTTGCTTTTTGCCTTGAGGCAATTCTTGTGAGTCAGCATCAGTTACACCACTTCCTTCCTTTATTAGCTGTTCTTTGGGTGTGTTGAGGATTGAGTAACTCTGGCTACTACTTCTTAGAAACAACACAGATTGGTTTTTGATTTATACTCAGCAGAATCTGCTGTGACAAGTCTTGAGGCAAGTCTCACCTTTCATTTGTCACTATTTAGCTTATGGTGCTATATTTGATAATACTCAAATTTCTAAGGCCTTTAAATTATCAATATGATCAACTTTGCTGAAAatcctgttgtacacaatctattcatgccttctgttgtctgattgatagttcatACTTCTTTAGCAAGTAAAaagccttttagtataattttaaCAAAGTTCCCTTTCAGGTTTTGGTACatttgtctttttgctgtgaaatctttactgatttttataaagtaaacttaagaataacttttatatttttatattctaaGCAGCTTAGTTTTAATTGATTATCTATACatcattttaagaaaaatcatgttaaaatgtgagtaacaaatgatacatcaggcttttgaggaacgttAATTTGTCTGTGTCTTGGTCGTCACTGTATTGCATTGCTTTATGTTTTGCCcctacaataaaaataaaataaaaaaaactacgTAAAACTaagtatttaaatatcatcttactaagataTCATTGGaagatatagagtgacaactgatatttatatgcatttcatGCAAGTACTCTGCTGAACTGTTATAAAATCTCATTGATTTAGATTTAAAACTATCAGAATTTAATCTTACTTTTGGGCAATATAAATAACATCAACTGCACCAAACTGCATATTTTTCTCAGTTTGTTCTCGAGTGAGAGATCCATATTCTCCTATATCATTACTATGTGAGCCATACATgtctgatgtatcaaatataatactaaacaaaaacacacatgcaaaacatttttagatttttaaagtatttgttcactttaaaatgaaaatgaccctgtgattcactcaccctcaaaccatcctaggtgtatatgactttcttctttcagacgaatacaatcggagttatattaataaatatcctgacacatccaagctttttaatggcagtgaacggaaaccacctgtttgaagctcgaaaaagtgcatccatccatcataagcGTACTCCACACAGCCCCCGGGGGGTTCATAAAGGCCTTTtaaagcgaagtgatgcgtttgtgtaagaaaaatatccatatttaacacattataaagtaaaatagctTTCTGCCATACGGGTTCTACTTGTGTCTAAAGCATAACTTACGCGATGTACTAATGTGTTTACGCTACACCATGACGTACTACGCTACGTCCTACTTTATACATTGCGTAAGTTATGCTTTAGACACAAGTAGAATCTGTTTGGCTGGAagttagttattttactttataacatgttaaatatcgatatttttcttaaacaaatgcatcgcttcacttcagaaggtctttattaaccccctggagccgtgtggagtacatttatgatggattgatgcactttttttgagctttaaacaggtggtttccttcactgccattataaagcttgggagctTCAgagtgattattaatataactcagattgtattcgtctgaaagaagaaagtcacagacctaggatggcttgagggtgagtaaatcatggggtaattttcattttaaagtgaaataatcctttaaaacatgtctaaatattcaataaactgttccatttaaaAGATTAGATTTTTCTGACTgttattttatgtcatttaattTGTAGGTCCAGCAGGTGGTTGGACGACTGGCCTCTCCTGTCCATGGCACGAGTCGCAAGGAAGCAGCACATGTCCCTCTGAACCTGTCTCAAAGCTCTCAGAGGAGTCGAGAGACTCAGAGCGAAGTCAGAACAGCATATGCATTAAATCCTGCTGAATCCAGAGCTCATCAGCAGCATATCGTTCAACAAGGTCATGCCGTGATCTTGGCCAATGGGCAGCCTGTTCTCGTGCCCCTGGACTACCATCACcaccaacagcagcaacagcagcagcattaTCAATCCAACGATGTGGCCTCACCAGCCATCGTTGCTTCTCAAGCTACATATACAAAAGCCATGGATGCAGCAGCGTGTCTCCCAGAGCGGGCGGTGGCAGAGCTGCCTCCCCAACACGGTCAGCAGCTTCCCACTCCAACTCCTGGTGCTTTACCACAGGCTCCTCTGCTGGCACCCACCGGGCCGTCGCACTTCATGAAGGGCGCCATCATCCAGTTGGCTACCGGAGAGCTCAAGCGTGTGGAAGATCTGCAGACTCAGGACTTTGTGCGGAGCGCAGAAGTGAGCGGTGGGCTTAAGATCGACTCGAGCATGGTGGTGGACATCCGCGCTAGTCAGCGGCCTGGTCTAGTGGCGCTGCATTTCAACGTAGGGGAGCAGCAGAGCAAAGTGACTATAGATGTTCCCCCTGAACACCCATTTTTTGTTTTCGGACAGGGCTGGTCGTCCTGTAGCCCCGAGCGGACTGCCCAACTGTACGGTCTCACCTGCCACCATCTGCAAGTGGGCGACGTCTGCGTGTCCGTGACGCTGCAGCAGCAAGCCGCGTTGCAGCAGAAACCGCCGCAGCAAATGCAGGCCCGGACTCCCACCAAAGCCAACTCCACGTCAGGAGCCCCACCTCAGCCCATGGGCCCCCCTGCGCCCCAGCACACCCCTCGGCCACCAAACCAATTAAAGATGGAGCGCATCCACAGAGAGAGGGACAGGGACAAGGAAGAGTCCATGCAGGCCGGGGGTCCTCGACATATCGATGTGCCCCCCAGACCGAACAGGACTTCAGCAGAGCACACTCGGAGCCAGAGCAACTACTATTTGCACACTGAGGGTCATGCTCCACCGGGAACCGGAGTGGGAGCCTCTTCCGTAGGGGCGTCCCAGAGGCGCTGGTCTGCCCCTGGCTTCCAAAGATACAGCATCAAGAATGAGGACGGAAGTTTAGCCTCAGCTGCCACCTCTAGCTCCTCTCGGCCATCGTTTATCCCTCAGGAGGTCAAGCTATCCATTGAGGGGCGCTCGAACGCCGGCAAgtagcagcaaacacaaaaGAGATTGTCTTTGGGAGTGAAGTGTCAGTCGGATGCGAAAGAGGGAGCGTGGTCGGAGGGAGAGAGAATGTAGCCTCAGAATGTTTGAGATTTTGCACATATTGGAAGAATCCCCCTGCCGCCCCCTTCTCCAGTTCTCTTCGGTTCTGGTCTCGAGCAGAGGACTTTTTTTGCCAGGTCATAGTCAGAGTTCGCAATGATCTGCATGGGCAGCTTTATCTGGTAAATCACGTACCAAAGCCTGCATCGTCTGCGTGTTCCTGTAGGTGAACTATCGTGTTTTGGCAGTGATCACTTGCATAAAGATATCTTGCAGTTCCTCAAGTAGATGTTTATTTCAGAAAGGCCAGGGATAAGAATGGGATACAGCCATAGAATCTTGACAAGcctttacaataataataattatatattttgacGAAGGACATAAGAGGATAGATTGCtcaacaacttttttttcccctaaaagACAGGCTCCTTCTAACTAAACATTGACTGTTTCCCTTGTTGCGCTGCCAGGCTTTTATTGGCGAAGACCTTAAAACTTGGACAGTTTTTAATGCGTCTCTCTCTAGAGGTGTGGTTGTCCTCACTTTCCTActctctcctcctctccctGCCTCTTCTCAGGGTGCTTCTGCTGAGGACTCCTTTCTAGTCTGGAGTTTGAGAACAGTTGCCCAGCATCGTCACGTCAATCAGTTGATCCAACAATCTTTCTACAATCAGGAACCATTTCCAGATGAAGTCTCACACGCATCTTAACAGTTGCATTAACGACTCCTCTGAGGTTTTTAGTTTTGATTCTGCAATGGCTCTGAATCTGCATTCCAGTTTCAATGTGATCTCTCCTCCTCAACCCATTGGAGTTATCATCTCCCAGTAAGGCTGGCCTAGGAAAACGCCTCTAAATAGTACCTCATGGTTTGAAGCATCCTTCAGTCtgattattaacttttttttttcaatcctACATTGTTGTGCCCCTTTCCTGGAGTCAACATGTGGTGTCAGCCAAAATCATCCATGCTTGCGAAGCTGAGACCAAATGTGCAACAGGTTCTAGTCGTTTGCGGATGGCTTGTTCCTGTGGAAATGGATTATTGCTCTGAAGCATGCAGGTTTAAATGAAATCGTCCTGTTGGAAGTGTTTAGCACAGACAAGTGTAGATTCACTGCTGTTGGATGTGGACTGACCCTGCTCAGTTATCAAAATCAAAGCAAtagttgtttttcatgttttttttttttaaatcccataTAAGATAGATTACTCCTTGTATTTCGATTTTTCTATGTGCAGCGTTTGCAGTCTGTATGTAAAGACCTTTTTATCCTTATCCTGCACTTCTCTTGATTTTCTAAGATAATGCAGTTTTACTTTGTGATAATACTCACTCTTAACAGTTACTACGGGAGTTCATTACAAGCATGCAATTACCCCTAAAACAACACCTCTTTCTTTTAGGCATATTTTCTGACCAGTAGTGTCTTCAGAGATGACTAATATGAAATCACACCTCGAAATGGGGCTTTTCTGAAACACCTGCTGATTAGGATGTTCAGGATCAGCTCTTGCTATTTATATAAAGACCTTGGCCTTGGTCTACCTTAAATTATGTCCTAACCAGGTATGACATGATAAAACAGGTGATGCTTGAGTTACATTGTGTTTTGTCTGCAAAAAGCGCCAAGCAACAGGACACTTTGTCTATCACTTTTGTCGGTTCTTATTTTTGTTGCGGGTAGCTCCGACTACCGTGAAATCTCTTTGGTCCAAAATCCTTTCATAGGTTTTGTGTCACAGGGTGCAGCGTTTTTGCTTTCAGTTTGGATGGACAAATTACTCATCACTATAAACTTGTCACGTCATGTCTGGTTAGGACCAGTTTTGAATCGTGAACTCATCTCGAAAGAGAAAAGAgcttcattaatacagtttgtAATTCAGATCTGTGCTGAGGTTTTTATGGTTTCTTTGGTTTCTGTAATTGGTGAACTCTTGTACAGTATTGCGTTCTGTCTCTCTTCTTGGCAATATTACCCACGAGTGATTTTTAAAACTTGTACTGCAGGTCTTGTATTGCACAGATAATTTCAATTGATTCACACTGACTCTTTAACAGGAATCAGATAtgatgtgttttattgtttttgttttgtttttgttttttaataatgaagggaaagtgtttgtgttgttttgaaGTATTCAGTTTTGTTGGTGGTTTTTGGCTCACGAGAAACTGACAGGCAAGGTTGACACTGTTTACACATTAGCCAAGAGAAAATGCTGCAGTTTCACTTTTTGTAGTTACTGAACATTTTCAGATGGATGAAATCATGACTTAAGTGCAATTAGAccaaataatataaacattagGAAGATTGTGTTTTGTTTCAAAACAGCATTCCAGAAAAGAGCCTGACATTCCCACTTttccttttgttgttgtttttgtaatgtttctcCAATCCCCCAGTGTTTTGCCTCCACTTTCTACTTGTCAGATGCAAATTTTAGTGTCCATTTTGGCTCTAGTTCTTTAATGAGACCTTTGATATTTCTCTGCGTTGTTGGCTCTTGGCATTGCTGGGCTGTCTTGTGTTTGGGCCAGGATTTAGTTGAACAGTTTTTGGACTCTCACTATCACTCAAGGCTTTAAgagaagggttttttttttttttttaggtaaaaaaataatatatattttttatataaatgtagcGCTAGCATTTGACTAGTTAGATTTAGACTTCTTGCATCAACCTCAATGATACCACATGTCTGTGCAGTTCTAAAACCTCTTAATGTTAAAGAGAAATTCGGAAGAGGTATTAAAAAGGGTCATCGCTTGAACTCACAGGACAAATTATGTGGGTACACTTAGTGGGCCCCATAACCGTTTGCCCTTGTATAAACCTACCTGGTTGTACTAACAAGTCTGATTCAGACAAAGTGAAGAAATGGCAATGTGTGTATCGAGTATTTGGTTTTGATCACCCTACATTGGTTCAAATCCATTTGTTGTTTATGAAGCATTTCATCAGCATCATCTGTATTTCATCtgttaatatttagtttgaagACATACTGTTCCCTCTCAAAAGGAGTCCCACTTTCATGCTATTTATAATCTGGTTTCAAATCTAGCTCATGTTATTTCTTCCTTTCTCTTTTCCCTTTGTCCCAAAGTGTTTTGGTGGCACTTTGGAGATC
It encodes the following:
- the atxn1l gene encoding ataxin-1-like isoform X1, with the protein product MKPVHERNQECLPPKKRDLPVNNNNNTSTNNSSSSISGGAGGSGIGGGGGGEDGPSSQSSGVSGEAQSGSGEWMRAQPSVHYGVEGAEGLIGVPVDQYSMLYKVALPAGTYSPTSLHPVLSHISPAYNVPSSVLQHTSVPYPPHGYTQIPHSSLQFVSSPYATAVPYALPPGFVPGPLMPPQSAMSQPHLVPYPSVIQEGVVSSPPQQQVSYTKMLPSEQAATQAALGTVGMLSAGELSPRGVPVFFHPAVRGVQPQRDLHGSSLEQEREVNGGDRDHGGRESHQDAVYSARSARMLQAAALEAQQDKSLKSRRPEGRMSPGQSSTPDTDLEVRNGWFTIGSMCYNVQQVVGRLASPVHGTSRKEAAHVPLNLSQSSQRSRETQSEVRTAYALNPAESRAHQQHIVQQGHAVILANGQPVLVPLDYHHHQQQQQQQHYQSNDVASPAIVASQATYTKAMDAAACLPERAVAELPPQHGQQLPTPTPGALPQAPLLAPTGPSHFMKGAIIQLATGELKRVEDLQTQDFVRSAEVSGGLKIDSSMVVDIRASQRPGLVALHFNVGEQQSKVTIDVPPEHPFFVFGQGWSSCSPERTAQLYGLTCHHLQVGDVCVSVTLQQQAALQQKPPQQMQARTPTKANSTSGAPPQPMGPPAPQHTPRPPNQLKMERIHRERDRDKEESMQAGGPRHIDVPPRPNRTSAEHTRSQSNYYLHTEGHAPPGTGVGASSVGASQRRWSAPGFQRYSIKNEDGSLASAATSSSSRPSFIPQEVKLSIEGRSNAGK
- the atxn1l gene encoding ataxin-1-like isoform X2, coding for MKPVHERNQECLPPKKRDLPVNNNNNTSTNNSSSSISGGAGGSGIGGGGGGEDGPSSQSSGVSGEAQSGSGEWMRAQPSVHYGVEGAEGLIGVPVDQYSMLYKVALPAGTYSPTSLHPVLSHISPAYNVPSSVLQHTSVPYPPHGYTQIPHSSLQFVSSPYATAVPYALPPGFVPGPLMPPQSAMSQPHLVPYPSVIQEGVVSSPPQQQVSYTKMLPSEQAATQAALGTVGMLSAGELSPRGVPVFFHPAVRGVQPQRDLHGSSLEQEREVNGGDRDHGGRESHQDAVYSARSARMLQAAALEAQQDKSLKSRRPEGRMSPGQSSTPDTDLEVQQVVGRLASPVHGTSRKEAAHVPLNLSQSSQRSRETQSEVRTAYALNPAESRAHQQHIVQQGHAVILANGQPVLVPLDYHHHQQQQQQQHYQSNDVASPAIVASQATYTKAMDAAACLPERAVAELPPQHGQQLPTPTPGALPQAPLLAPTGPSHFMKGAIIQLATGELKRVEDLQTQDFVRSAEVSGGLKIDSSMVVDIRASQRPGLVALHFNVGEQQSKVTIDVPPEHPFFVFGQGWSSCSPERTAQLYGLTCHHLQVGDVCVSVTLQQQAALQQKPPQQMQARTPTKANSTSGAPPQPMGPPAPQHTPRPPNQLKMERIHRERDRDKEESMQAGGPRHIDVPPRPNRTSAEHTRSQSNYYLHTEGHAPPGTGVGASSVGASQRRWSAPGFQRYSIKNEDGSLASAATSSSSRPSFIPQEVKLSIEGRSNAGK